A genomic segment from Nisaea sediminum encodes:
- a CDS encoding ABC transporter permease, which translates to MIGDLLEILLTAGFWAATIRIVSPLILGTLGELICERAGVLNLGIEGIMTMGAMAGWMWVYQGGDLWGGIVFAAFIGALFGMFHAGFTVYLGLSQHVTGIGITLFASSLSYYVFRMLLPNATTPPKITPFQPFAVPILSDIPVIGEALFTQTPLTYLALLSVPAVWYVLERTPLGLAVRMAGENPVAVESQGIDVLAVRTGAVMVGSAFMAVGGAFITMSAFDAFYFGMINGRGWICVALVIFASWRPGKALLGALLFAGLDALQVRAQQLAGAQIPYQFFLMAPYLLSIAAMVVMARRARYPKALLVPFRRGDRV; encoded by the coding sequence ATGATCGGCGACCTGCTCGAAATCCTCCTCACCGCCGGCTTCTGGGCCGCGACCATCCGCATCGTCAGCCCGCTCATCCTCGGCACCCTCGGGGAGCTGATCTGCGAGCGGGCAGGGGTGCTCAATCTCGGCATCGAGGGCATCATGACGATGGGCGCGATGGCCGGATGGATGTGGGTCTACCAAGGTGGAGATCTCTGGGGCGGGATTGTCTTCGCTGCCTTCATCGGTGCGCTGTTCGGCATGTTTCACGCGGGTTTCACGGTCTATCTCGGCCTCTCCCAGCATGTGACCGGCATCGGGATCACGCTCTTCGCCTCCTCGCTCAGCTACTATGTCTTCCGCATGCTGCTGCCGAATGCGACGACCCCGCCGAAGATCACGCCCTTCCAGCCCTTCGCCGTTCCCATCCTCTCCGACATCCCTGTGATCGGGGAGGCGCTCTTCACCCAGACGCCGCTGACCTACCTGGCTCTGCTCTCCGTTCCCGCCGTCTGGTACGTGCTGGAGCGCACGCCGCTCGGCCTCGCTGTCCGCATGGCGGGGGAGAACCCGGTCGCGGTCGAGAGTCAGGGCATCGACGTGCTGGCGGTCCGCACCGGCGCCGTGATGGTCGGCAGCGCCTTCATGGCCGTGGGCGGAGCTTTCATCACCATGAGTGCCTTCGACGCCTTCTATTTCGGGATGATCAACGGCCGCGGCTGGATCTGCGTCGCGCTGGTGATCTTCGCCTCCTGGCGTCCGGGCAAGGCACTTCTCGGGGCACTACTCTTCGCCGGGCTCGACGCCCTGCAGGTCCGCGCGCAGCAGCTTGCGGGCGCGCAGATCCCCTACCAGTTCTTCCTCATGGCCCCCTATCTGCTCTCCATCGCCGCCATGGTGGTCATGGCGCGGCGGGCTCGTTATCCGAAGGCGTTGCTGGTGCCGTTCCGGCGCGGCGACCGGGTCTGA
- a CDS encoding ABC transporter permease, giving the protein MRIEARQQVEVWRVILAPVLAVLAALVLGAGLILWAGEAVLASYWALLRGALGSAFAINETLTRTTPLIFTGLAAAVAFRAKFYNIGAEGQLYCGALAATFFGTGLVGLPPFLMIPFLMLVGAIAGGAILIVPVLLKTHMKVDEVVTTLLLNFVILLLVGYLLEGPWKDPMSLGWPQAAPIVDEGVWPPLLAKGRLHLGFIFALVAAVLAWALMRFTVWGYEIRAVGLNASAAGFAGIGVNATVIRTALISGGLAGIAGVSEVAGLKGYLTLDLSPGFGYAGIAVAMLAQLHPLGVILSAFFISAVYVGADAMSRTTDIPTYIADVLVGLSVLTILVSVMLTRYRIRWS; this is encoded by the coding sequence ATGCGTATCGAGGCACGTCAACAGGTCGAGGTCTGGCGCGTCATTCTGGCGCCCGTTCTCGCTGTCCTGGCGGCCCTGGTACTCGGTGCCGGACTGATTCTCTGGGCGGGTGAGGCGGTGCTCGCCTCTTACTGGGCGTTGTTGAGAGGCGCCCTCGGCTCCGCCTTTGCGATCAACGAAACTCTTACCCGCACCACGCCACTGATCTTCACCGGCCTCGCCGCCGCCGTCGCTTTCCGGGCGAAGTTCTACAATATCGGCGCCGAAGGGCAGCTCTATTGCGGCGCGCTCGCCGCCACCTTCTTCGGCACAGGCCTGGTCGGCCTGCCGCCTTTCCTGATGATCCCCTTCCTGATGCTGGTCGGCGCCATCGCGGGCGGCGCGATCCTGATCGTGCCGGTGCTGCTGAAGACCCACATGAAGGTCGACGAGGTGGTGACGACGCTGCTGCTGAACTTCGTCATCCTGCTGCTGGTCGGCTACCTTCTCGAAGGTCCGTGGAAGGATCCGATGTCTCTCGGCTGGCCGCAGGCCGCGCCGATCGTGGACGAGGGGGTCTGGCCGCCGCTGCTGGCCAAGGGGCGTCTGCATCTCGGTTTCATCTTCGCGCTGGTCGCTGCGGTTCTCGCTTGGGCACTGATGCGCTTCACCGTCTGGGGCTACGAGATCCGCGCCGTAGGTCTCAATGCCTCCGCCGCCGGGTTCGCCGGCATCGGCGTCAATGCGACGGTGATCCGCACCGCGCTGATCTCCGGCGGTCTCGCCGGGATCGCAGGCGTCAGCGAGGTGGCGGGGCTGAAGGGGTATCTCACGCTCGATCTGTCGCCCGGCTTCGGCTATGCGGGCATTGCCGTCGCCATGCTGGCGCAGCTCCATCCGCTCGGCGTCATCCTCTCGGCCTTCTTCATCTCGGCGGTCTATGTTGGCGCCGACGCGATGAGCCGGACGACGGACATCCCGACCTATATCGCGGACGTGCTGGTCGGCCTCTCGGTCCTGACCATCCTGGTCAGCGTCATGCTGACCCGCTACCGCATCCGCTGGAGCTGA
- a CDS encoding ABC transporter ATP-binding protein, whose protein sequence is MTRTSETVTPLLSFRGVTKRFGPLTANDAISLDLRAGEVLALLGENGAGKTTLMNILFGHYVADEGEILIDGAPLPPGSTDAAIHAGIGMVHQHFTLAENLTVLENITLGTEPLFAWRRNIRSARKKIASMAVEYGLDADPDKPVGELSVGERQRVEILKALYRDARILILDEPTAVLTPQESDSLFQTLKKLTARGLAVIFISHKLNEILNHTDRVVVLRRGAVAGTVKTFEADRAGLARMMVGEEVRRPTAEAMAPGAPVVRLAGVSCKAVSEAQSLKSVSLDIRAHEIVGLAGVAGNGQRTLASLLSGLALANSGDVQILGAPGTDDPTELVARGVARIPEDRHATGVVGEMPLWENIISEERRSREIARAGIVIDKGKALERTRELIQEFDIRCEGPEAETRLLSGGNMQKLILARVLSRGPRFILANQPVRGLDEGAIAYVQRRLLEARKDGAGILLISEDLDELFALSDRIAVMYHGHLTPARPVSELTVGEVGLMMSGHGAEAA, encoded by the coding sequence GTGACGCGAACATCTGAAACCGTGACGCCCCTGCTTTCCTTCAGGGGCGTCACCAAGCGCTTCGGCCCGCTGACGGCGAACGATGCGATCTCGCTCGACCTGAGGGCGGGCGAGGTCCTGGCGCTGCTCGGCGAAAACGGCGCCGGCAAGACCACGCTGATGAACATCCTCTTCGGCCATTATGTGGCGGACGAGGGGGAGATCCTGATCGACGGCGCGCCGCTGCCGCCGGGCTCGACCGATGCCGCGATCCATGCCGGGATCGGCATGGTGCACCAGCATTTCACGCTGGCCGAGAACCTGACGGTCCTGGAGAACATCACGCTCGGGACCGAACCGCTTTTCGCCTGGCGCCGGAACATCCGATCGGCACGCAAGAAGATCGCCTCCATGGCCGTCGAGTACGGTCTTGATGCGGATCCGGACAAACCGGTCGGCGAGCTTTCCGTCGGCGAGCGCCAGCGGGTCGAGATCCTGAAGGCGCTCTATCGCGATGCCCGCATCCTGATTCTGGACGAGCCGACCGCGGTGCTGACGCCGCAGGAATCCGACAGTCTCTTCCAGACCCTGAAGAAGCTGACCGCGCGCGGCCTCGCGGTGATCTTCATTTCCCACAAGCTGAACGAGATCCTGAACCATACAGACCGTGTCGTGGTACTTCGCCGAGGCGCTGTCGCCGGGACCGTGAAGACCTTCGAGGCAGACCGCGCCGGCCTGGCGCGCATGATGGTGGGCGAGGAGGTGAGGCGACCGACCGCCGAGGCGATGGCGCCGGGCGCACCCGTCGTGCGGCTCGCCGGCGTCTCCTGCAAGGCAGTCTCCGAGGCGCAAAGCCTCAAATCCGTCAGCTTGGATATCCGGGCCCACGAGATCGTCGGCCTCGCCGGGGTTGCCGGCAACGGCCAGCGCACGCTCGCCAGCCTGCTCTCCGGTCTTGCCCTCGCCAACAGCGGCGATGTCCAAATTCTCGGCGCCCCCGGAACAGACGATCCGACGGAACTGGTGGCGCGCGGCGTTGCCCGCATCCCGGAGGATCGTCATGCGACGGGCGTGGTCGGCGAGATGCCGCTCTGGGAAAACATCATCAGCGAGGAGCGTCGCAGTCGGGAGATCGCCCGCGCCGGGATCGTCATCGACAAGGGAAAGGCACTTGAACGCACCCGCGAGTTGATCCAGGAATTCGACATCCGCTGCGAAGGCCCGGAAGCTGAAACCCGTTTGCTTTCAGGCGGTAACATGCAGAAGCTCATCCTTGCCCGGGTGCTGTCGCGCGGACCGCGCTTTATTCTCGCGAACCAGCCGGTGCGCGGCCTCGACGAGGGTGCGATCGCTTATGTGCAGCGCCGCCTGCTTGAGGCCCGCAAAGATGGCGCCGGCATCCTGCTGATCTCCGAGGACCTGGATGAGCTCTTCGCGCTCAGCGACCGCATCGCCGTCATGTATCACGGTCACCTGACGCCGGCGCGGCCGGTTTCGGAGCTTACAGTGGGTGAGGTCGGCCTGATGATGTCCGGACACGGCGCGGAGGCCGCCTGA
- a CDS encoding BMP family protein: protein MTFISRRQALTTLAALSAVSMLPVAANAADKIKVAGIYTQPIQQKWDARLHQGLEAAKAAGKIEYSYSEKVSNTDYIRVLREYAESGVQLIVGEAFGISREARKVADEYPNVAFLMGDPFKPHGSNFSVFDNYIHEPCYLMGIIAGHMTKSKKIGMVGGYPIGEVNRLFHAFMNGARSVDPDIQFKVTFIGSWYDPPKAKEAAFAQIEAGVDVLYAERAGVVDAAREKGIIAFGNVNDMNKEENGTNVVVTSALWHMEAAIAHAIDLVKAGNFKAEDYKEWTMMQKGGASLAPYYEFEDKIPAEAKAKVEDLKAKILSGEFVVEINDEEPKSTF from the coding sequence ATGACTTTCATTTCGCGCCGCCAGGCACTAACCACGCTGGCCGCTCTCAGCGCCGTTTCCATGCTGCCGGTGGCCGCCAACGCTGCCGACAAGATCAAGGTCGCGGGTATCTACACCCAGCCGATCCAGCAGAAGTGGGATGCGCGGCTGCACCAGGGCCTCGAGGCCGCCAAGGCCGCAGGCAAGATCGAGTATTCCTATTCGGAGAAGGTCTCCAACACCGACTATATCCGTGTGCTGCGCGAGTATGCCGAGAGCGGTGTCCAACTCATTGTCGGCGAGGCTTTCGGCATCAGCCGCGAGGCGCGCAAGGTTGCGGACGAGTATCCGAATGTCGCCTTCCTGATGGGCGATCCGTTCAAGCCGCACGGCAGCAACTTCTCGGTCTTCGACAACTATATCCACGAGCCCTGCTACCTGATGGGCATCATCGCCGGTCACATGACCAAGTCCAAGAAGATCGGCATGGTCGGCGGCTATCCGATCGGCGAGGTGAACCGGCTGTTCCACGCATTCATGAACGGCGCCCGCTCGGTCGATCCGGACATTCAGTTCAAGGTGACCTTCATCGGTTCCTGGTACGACCCGCCGAAAGCCAAGGAAGCCGCCTTCGCGCAGATCGAGGCCGGCGTCGACGTGCTTTATGCGGAGCGCGCCGGCGTGGTCGATGCGGCGCGCGAGAAGGGCATCATCGCCTTCGGCAACGTGAACGACATGAACAAGGAAGAGAACGGCACCAATGTCGTGGTGACCTCCGCGCTCTGGCACATGGAAGCGGCCATCGCCCATGCGATCGACCTTGTGAAGGCCGGCAACTTCAAGGCCGAGGACTACAAGGAATGGACCATGATGCAGAAGGGCGGCGCCAGCCTTGCCCCGTATTATGAGTTCGAGGACAAGATCCCGGCGGAAGCGAAGGCCAAGGTCGAGGATCTGAAGGCGAAGATCCTTTCCGGCGAATTCGTGGTCGAGATCAACGACGAAGAGCCGAAATCCACCTTCTGA
- a CDS encoding ATP-binding protein — protein sequence MNVERACNLVSNFKQVAVDRTASYRRVFKLNDLIGGIVLTLQPSISRSINVVVGEIPAEIQLDSYPGEIGQVITNLVDNAVKHAFPEGTGTVRLTISEPDATSISITIEDDGIGMTQGIVDQIFNPFFTTKLGQGGTGLGLHISYNAVTNVLGGGSAPLRVPLTIQSQKAEIELSHTMASLARPGPGSPQKGAMRRRMPRVRREDLAKRNRAQCVRRGPEHRPFRFSGD from the coding sequence ATGAATGTCGAGCGTGCCTGCAATCTCGTGAGCAATTTCAAGCAGGTCGCTGTGGACCGCACGGCCTCCTACAGACGTGTCTTCAAGCTCAACGACCTGATCGGCGGTATCGTGCTCACCCTGCAGCCGTCGATAAGCAGGTCCATTAACGTCGTTGTCGGAGAGATTCCGGCAGAGATCCAGCTGGACAGCTATCCGGGCGAAATCGGACAGGTCATAACAAACCTCGTCGACAACGCGGTAAAGCATGCTTTTCCGGAAGGAACCGGAACCGTTCGTCTGACAATATCCGAGCCGGATGCGACGTCGATATCCATCACTATCGAGGACGACGGAATCGGCATGACGCAAGGCATCGTCGATCAGATCTTCAACCCGTTCTTCACCACGAAGTTGGGTCAGGGCGGAACGGGACTGGGGCTGCACATCTCCTACAATGCCGTAACAAATGTCCTCGGCGGAGGCTCAGCGCCTCTCCGGGTTCCATTGACAATCCAAAGTCAAAAAGCTGAAATCGAACTGTCACACACGATGGCATCGCTGGCCCGGCCCGGTCCGGGCTCCCCGCAGAAAGGGGCAATGCGCAGAAGAATGCCACGGGTGCGGCGGGAGGATTTGGCAAAAAGAAATCGAGCTCAATGTGTCCGGAGGGGTCCGGAGCACAGGCCGTTTCGCTTTTCGGGGGACTGA
- a CDS encoding YtoQ family protein, producing MAELEVYLSGEIHTDWRKEIEDAAKSASLDIAFTAPVTVHENSDDCGVTILGAEENNFWADHKGAKINAIRTRTLIERADVVVVRFGDKYKQWNAAFDAGYAAALGKPLIVQHDPSLTHPLKEVDGAALAVAETPAQVAAILRYVMTGELQSAV from the coding sequence ATGGCGGAGTTGGAAGTTTATCTGTCGGGCGAGATCCATACCGATTGGCGCAAGGAGATCGAGGACGCGGCGAAGAGCGCTTCTCTCGATATCGCCTTCACCGCTCCCGTGACGGTGCACGAGAACAGCGACGATTGCGGCGTGACGATCCTCGGCGCCGAGGAGAACAATTTCTGGGCCGATCACAAGGGGGCCAAGATCAATGCGATCCGGACACGCACCCTGATCGAGCGCGCCGACGTGGTCGTGGTCCGCTTCGGCGACAAATACAAGCAATGGAACGCGGCGTTCGATGCCGGTTATGCGGCGGCGCTCGGCAAGCCCTTGATCGTGCAGCACGACCCCTCGCTGACCCACCCTCTGAAAGAGGTCGACGGTGCGGCCCTTGCCGTCGCCGAAACGCCGGCGCAGGTCGCGGCGATCCTGCGCTACGTGATGACGGGCGAACTCCAGTCGGCGGTATAA